From a region of the Impatiens glandulifera chromosome 4, dImpGla2.1, whole genome shotgun sequence genome:
- the LOC124933900 gene encoding CBL-interacting protein kinase 32-like has product MSNPKIKRRIGKYEVGRTIGEGTFAKVKFAKDSETGQPVAIKILDKDKILKHKMAEQIKREIATMKLIKHPNVVRLYEVMGSKSKIYIVLEFITGGELFDKIVNDGRMREDEARRYFQQLIHAVDYCHSRGVYHRDLKPENLLLDIHGSLKVSDFGLSALSQQVRDDGLFHTACGTPNYVAPEVLDDQGYDGATADIWSCGVILFVLLAGYLPFDDSNLMNLYKKISSAEYTCPPWLSFSAMKFIARILDPNPVTRIRVPEILKDEWFKVNYKPPVFDEKEETNLDDVEAAFKESEEFHVRENKEEQQPAPMNAFELISMSRGLNLGNFFGVEQGFKRETRFTSKCPASEIINKIEEAAKPLGFDVHKKNYKMRLENVKAGRKGNLNISTEVFQVAPSLHMVEVRKSKGDTLEFHKFYKNLSTSLEDVVWKTEDDMKGTK; this is encoded by the exons ATGAGTAACCCTAAGATTAAACGAAGAATCGGTAAATATGAGGTGGGGAGGACGATTGGCGAAGGTACTTTTGCTAAAGTGAAATTCGCCAAGGATTCTGAGACAGGGCAACCTGTGGCAATTAAGATTCTTGACAAAGACAAGATTCTTAAACACAAGATGGCTGAACAG ataaagagagaaattgcAACAATGAAGCTGATCAAACATCCTAATGTTGTTCGCTTGTATGAG GTAATGGGGAGCAAGAGTAAGATATATATTGTTTTGGAGTTTATCACTGGAGGAGAGCTCTTCGATAAAATT GTAAATGATGGTCGAATGCGTGAAGATGAAGCAAGAAGGTATTTCCAGCAGCTGATTCATGCAGTTGATTATTGCCATAGTAGGGGCGTTTATCACAGAGATCTGAAG CCAGAAAATCTGCTACTGGACATTCATGGCTCCCTTAAAGTTTCCGATTTTGGATTAAGCGCTCTGTCCCAGCAAGTCAGG GACGATGGCTTGTTTCATACTGCATGTGGGACTCCTAACTACGTTGCTCCTGAG GTCCTTGATGATCAAGGCTATGATGGTGCAACAGCCGACATATGGTCCTGCGGAGTAATACTCTTTGTTCTGCTTGCAGGTTACTTGCCTTTCGATGACTCTAATCTTATGAACCTTTACAAAAAA ATCTCATCAGCTGAATATACCTGCCCTCCTTGGTTGTCATTCTCTGCTATGAAATTCATAGCACGAATTTTGGATCCAAATCCTGTGACC CGCATCAGGGTTCCCGAAATTTTAAAAGACGAGTGGTTCAAGGTAAATTACAAACCACCAGTGTTTGATGAGAAGGAAGAGACTAATCTTGATGACGTCGAAGCTGCTTTCAAGGAGTCAGAA GAGTTCCATGTAAGAGAAAATAAGGAAGAACAACAACCTGCTCCCATGAATGCATTTGAATTGATATCTATGTCAAGAGGGCTAAACTTGGGGAATTTCTTCGGCGTGGAACAG GGATTTAAGAGGGAAACCAGGTTCACATCCAAGTGTCCAGCTAGTGAGATAATTAACAAGATTGAAGAAGCTGCAAAGCCTCTTGGCTTTGACGTTCACAAGAAAAATTACAAG ATGAGGCTTGAAAATGTGAAAGCTGGGCGAAAAGGAAATCTCAACATTTCCACTGAG GTATTTCAAGTAGCACCTTCTTTGCATATGGTTGAGGTGAGAAAATCGAAAGGAGACACATTAGAGTTCCATAAG TTTTATAAGAATCTTTCAACCAGCCTTGAAGATGTGGTATGGAAAACAGAGGATGACATGAAAGGAACAAAGTAA